In Corvus cornix cornix isolate S_Up_H32 chromosome 4A, ASM73873v5, whole genome shotgun sequence, one genomic interval encodes:
- the TEX11 gene encoding testis-expressed protein 11 isoform X5, with protein MAGPRVAAVEGAAGPPSPISAAAGGCCWALCHAPLSSCLTALVRELLKEEAPSRIAALTEELFQAAEGISEEAGKAAEGEPPAPSPSEEMGGACASYTTALAQVEESAVSLWNWTVTKHTGAVIDDEQRAKLRFVACRLICLCEGSDPPEGTIRRQILMSMKTGKGWIDIGKAGLADGFLENAMSSVEKLYAKLRKGSEGEADIQVHRADVEKSLFKVLSYQAESAVAQGDFQKAVMCVQRCKDMLMNLPKETCYLSILCYNFGVETYEWKRYEQSSFWLSQSYDIGKMDMKYSVGKEMQAKVLRLLATTYFEWDCSLYLDKALKAISLANQENLHPAGFFLKVKILLKSGASDEDINSALAEFMHLEMSLDFCLNTAKLLLEHGRESVGFDFLKSVPERFESSPDLGKITLLHIEFLLKNKRELLAKQKIEEVIIGHYTGKQLLPEALNQLHIILWDRAAKRYEEKSYSEALHWYNYSVSFYTPGQIDQNLAKLQRNMASCYLHLKQLDKAKEAVKQAERCDPNSIFTKFSVYKIAVMENDTDKAVEAVIEMGKLAEKTSEHEGKLRVDKNTGSNLLSLAAQIALENDQQIVAIKALEYLSEHLQDCRQLFAALKCLVRLMLSKVMAENAEKRDEDINSIVTYLNLAHKKLAEFFTEEEFTGDMRILEAHWFRKVAWNLAVQFKDSPEKMRDFFVLSFKLSQFCPSDKAVLIAQKTCLLMAAAVDLEMGRQQVTPSEQEILLKTQQTHCYCFMNLKQDPN; from the exons ATGGCGGGGCCGCGGGTGGCGGCCGTGGAAGGTGCCGCGGGCCCTCCGTCCCCGATAAGCGCCGCCGCTGGCGGCTGTTGTTGGGCTCTGTGTCACGCCCCGTTGTCCTCCTGTCTTACAGCGCTGGTGCGGGAGCTGTTGAAGGAAGAGGCGCCGTCCCGCATTGCCGCCCTCACCGAGGAGCTGTTCCAGGCGGCGGAGGGCATCTCTGAAGAGGCTGGGAAGGCGGCAGAGGGAGAGCCCCCCGCTCCTAGCCCGTCTGAAGAAATGGGGGGTGCATGTGCTTCATACACCACAGCCCTGGCCCAG GTTGAAGAGAGTGCAGTCAGCTTGTGGAACTGGACTGTGACCAAACACACGGGTGCTGTTATTGATGATGAGCAAAGAGCCAAAC TACGGTTTGTTGCCTGCAGACTGATTTGCCTTTGTGAAGGCAGCGATCCTCCGGAGGGAACTATACGAAGACAGATTTTG ATGTCTatgaaaactgggaaaggatGGATAGATATTGGAAAAGCTGGTCTTGCAGATGGATTTCTAGAGAATGCCATGAGT agtgTAGAAAAGCTGTATGCAAAGTTACGGAAGGGCAGCGAGGGTGAAGCAGATATTCAAGTGCACAGAGCTGATGTGGAGAAGAGCCTTTTCAAAGTACTCTCTTACCAAGCTGAATCT GCAGTTGCTCAAGGGgattttcagaaagcagtgaTGTGTGTGCAGCGCTGCAAAGATATGCTGATGAATTTGCCAAAAGAA ACCTGTTACCTGTCAATCCTCTGTTACAATTTTGGAGTGGAAACCTATGAATGGAAGAGGTATGAACAGAGCTCCTTCTGGCTCAG CCAGAGTTATGACATTGGGAAGATGGACATGAAATATTCTGTTGGCAAAGAAATGCAG gctAAAGTGCTGCGATTGTTAGCCACGACCTATTTTGAGTGGGATTGCAGTCTGTACCTGGACAAGGCATTGAAAGCCATAAGCTTGGCAAATCAG GAGAATTTGCATCCAGCAGGGTTTTTCTTGAAAGTTAAAATCCTTCTTAAAAGTGGAGCATCAGATGAAGATATCAACTCAG CTCTTGCAGAATTCATGCACCTTGAGATGTCTTTAGACTTCTGTTTGAATACtgccaagctgctgctggagcatgGAAG GGAATCagttggttttgattttctgaaatctgttcCTGAACGATTTGAATCTTCACCTGACCTTGGAAAAATTACCCTGCTCCACATCGAGTTCCTGTTGAAGAATAAGAGGGAGCTGCTCGCTAAGCAAAAGATTGAAGAAGTTATTATAG GTCATTATACTGGgaaacagctgctgcctgaagcCTTGAATCAGCTGCACATCATCTtgtgggacagagctgccaAACGTTATGAG GAGAAAAGCTATTCTGAAGCCCTTCACTGGTACAATTATTCAGTCAGCTTTTATACACCTGGGCAGATAGATCAGAACTTGGCTAAGCTGCAGAGAAACATGGCTTCTTGCTATCTTCATCTGAAACAACTTGACAAG GCTAAAGAGGCAGTTAAACAAGCAGAGAGGTGTGATCCAAACAGCATCTTTACTAAATTCAGTGTCTATAAGATTGCAGTGATGGAGAACGATACTGATAAAG CTGTGGAAGCTGTTATTGAAATGGGGAAGCTAGCAGAAAAGACATCAGAACATGAAGGCAAGCTGAGAGTGGATAAAAATACAGGCAGCAACCTCTTGAGTTTAGCTGCCCAAATTGCTTTAGAG aATGACCAACAAATTGTGGCTATCAAGGCTTTGGAGTATTTGTCTGAACATTTGCAAGACTGCCGACAACTGTTTGCAGCCTTAAA aTGTTTGGTCCGTCTGATGTTGTCAAAAGTCATggcagaaaatgcagagaaaag AGATGAAGATATCAACTCAATAGTGACTTACTTGAACTTGg CTCACAAGAAACTTGCTGAGTTTTTCACAGAAGAAGAATTTACAGGGGACATGAGGATCCTTGAAGCTCACTGGTTTAGGAAAGTTG CTTGGAACTTAGCTGTACAGTTCAAGGACAGCCCTGAAAAgatgagggatttttttgtacTGTCTTTCAAG TTGTCCCAGTTTTGTCCCTCTGACAAAGCTGTTCTGATTGCTCAGAAGACATGCCTGTTAATGGCAGCTGCAGTTGATCTGGAAATGGGGAGACAACAAGTAACACCTTCAGAACAG GAGATTTTGCTAAAGACCCAACAGACACATTGTTACTGCTTTATGAATTTGAAGCAAGATCCAAACTGA